The nucleotide window GATCGTGGGGGCGATTCGACGGTCCATCGTCGGCGAGGAGGTCTCCAACGTGCTGGGATGGATCATGTTGGCGCTGCTCATGGCGGTGTTCGGCATGTTTGGTGCCTGGGTGAACGAGAAGGTCTCGCCGCCGAGAACGGAGGGGTGACATGACAGCGATCCTGGTGCTCGACATCGGCACGAGCGGGGTGCGCTCCGCAGTCGTCGACGAAACCGCGACCATCGTCGTCGAACGGTTCGCGGAGTTCCTCCCCGACACGCCCTTCGACGGGATCGTCGAATACGACGCCGTCACCTACAACGCGTTGGCGATCTCTGTGGCCCGCGATGTCCTGGAGGATTACCGGCAAACACCCGGGGTCACCGACCCGGAGATCGACGCGATCGGCATTTCGAACCAGCGGGCCTCCACCGTCGTGTGGGACCGCCACACCGGGGTGCCCGTCGCGCCGGCGCAGAGCTGGCAGGACCTTCGCACGATCGGCGACTGCCTCGCACTGCAGGCGGCCGGGCACTGGACCGCGCCGAATCAGTCGATCACCAAGGCCGCGAACATCTGGAACTCGGTCGATCCCGAACGCGAGCGCGACCTGTGCATCGGCACTCCCGACTCGTGGCTCGTGTGGTCGCTCACCGAGGGGGCGGCCCACATCACCGAACCGACGAACGTGGCCCTCACCGGGTTCTGCGAGCTGAGCGGGGTCGATTGGAACCCGGAACTGCTCGCACTGGTCGACATCTCGGAGTCCGCGCTCCCCCGGATCGTCGATTCCTCCGGCGAGTTGGCATGGGCCACGGTGTTCGGCCCGGGCCGCGACGGCCGAGGCATCCCGATCTGCGGCATCGCCGGCGACCAGCAGGCGAGCCTCATCGGACAGGGCGGGCTCGAACTCGGGGTCGCGAAGCTCACCTTCGGCACGGGCGCCATGTTGGACATCAGCCTCGGCTCGCAGCGCCCGCTCGAAGCCATCCGTTCCGAGGGCGGCACCTTTCCGATCATCTGCTGGCAGCTCGACGGCGAGCAGACCTGGGGCCTTGAGGCTGTGATGTTGAGCTGCGGTACCAACGTCCAGTGGTTGCGCGACGATCTCCGCCTCATCGAGACCTCTGCCGACAGCGAGACGGTCGCGGCGCAGTGTGAGAGCACTGACGGCGTCGTCTATGTGCCAGCCCAGCTCGGTCTGGCGACACCGCACTGGGACTACGGGGCACGGGGCACGTTGCTCGGACTGACCCGCGGAACCGGGCGACCACAGGTGGTGCGCGCGGTGCTCGAAGGTATCGCCCATCGAGCCCTCGACCTCATCGAGGCCGCCGAGGACGACGGCGGCACGCGCATCGAGGTGATCCGGGTCGACGGGGCGATGAGCGACAACGACCTCTTCGTCCAGCTCGTGGCCGACATCACCGGGCGCACCGTCGAGGTGAGTCCGGTGCGCGATGCCACCGCTATCGGGGCCGCGATGCTCGCCGGGCTCGCCCTCGGGGTGTGGTCCTCGCCCGAAGCGTGCACCCGACTGTTCAAGCCGCGCA belongs to Microthrixaceae bacterium and includes:
- a CDS encoding FGGY-family carbohydrate kinase encodes the protein MTAILVLDIGTSGVRSAVVDETATIVVERFAEFLPDTPFDGIVEYDAVTYNALAISVARDVLEDYRQTPGVTDPEIDAIGISNQRASTVVWDRHTGVPVAPAQSWQDLRTIGDCLALQAAGHWTAPNQSITKAANIWNSVDPERERDLCIGTPDSWLVWSLTEGAAHITEPTNVALTGFCELSGVDWNPELLALVDISESALPRIVDSSGELAWATVFGPGRDGRGIPICGIAGDQQASLIGQGGLELGVAKLTFGTGAMLDISLGSQRPLEAIRSEGGTFPIICWQLDGEQTWGLEAVMLSCGTNVQWLRDDLRLIETSADSETVAAQCESTDGVVYVPAQLGLATPHWDYGARGTLLGLTRGTGRPQVVRAVLEGIAHRALDLIEAAEDDGGTRIEVIRVDGAMSDNDLFVQLVADITGRTVEVSPVRDATAIGAAMLAGLALGVWSSPEACTRLFKPRSVVLPDPDLDREAMRRQWAKAIDRARGWYEDLSALDF